The Verrucomicrobiia bacterium sequence GCCAAGGGCAACAGCGGCGTCTTCATCCGGTCGGCCCTCGAGAGGAATCCGGCGTTCACCGGCAATGAGATGCAGATTTTGGACGACAGCCACCTGGCCGGGCCCAAGAAGTGGAGCACCGGGGCGTTGTATGACGTGGTGGCCGCAAACCGGGTTGCCTCAAAGCCGGCCGGGGAGTGGAACACCGTCCGCATCGAGGCCCGCGGCCCAACGGTCCGCATCCAGCTCAACGGCGACGAGATCCTGAATCACCACGGGGTCCGGTCGCTTCGCGGATATCTCGGCCTGCAGAACCACGACGACCAGTCCGTGGTGATGTTCCGGAACGTCCGGATCACGGAACTGTAGGATTTCCGGGCCGGATTTGCGCTTGTTGCCACCGGGGCGCATGGCACGTTGACCCGACATGGCGTCCATCCTCTTCCTGCTGATTGCCGGGGCGCTGCTCATCCTGTTGGAGCCGGTGTTCCCGTATCTGGCGGCTGCCGCGATCGGCCTCGCCTTCTGGACCGGGGCGGTCCTGCTCACCTATTCGCGCTACGGAACGCTGGCCGGGCATTGGACCCTCGCCGCCGTGCTCGGCGGGGCGATCGCCGGGACGTGGTGGTACTTGAAGCGCCTGCCGGGCTCGCGGATCGGGCGCCTGCTCGGGTCGGACCAGGTCACCCCCGTGGAAACCGCCGCGCAGACGTCCCTGCTCCACCGCACTGGCGTGGTCGTGACACCGTTGCGTCCGGGCGGCGTTGCGGAGTTCTCCGGGGAACGCGTGGACGTGGTCACTTCGGGAGAACCCATCGAACTGGGCACGTCCGTTGAAGTGGTCGCCATCGAGGGTTCCCGCATCCTCGTGCGGGCCGTTCCGACGCCGCCCACAGACTCCCGATTTCTTCCTCCCAACAGCTGATGAACACCCTTCCCATCAATTCCATGCAAACCGGCTCCCTCGTTCTGATCGCCATCTTCGGCGTCCTCGGCCTCGCCCTGCTCTTCCTGCTCGCGAGCTTCGGTGCCGTATGGCTCCGCGCCCTCGCCTCGGGCGCACCGGTGGGCGTCGTTGAGTTGCTCGCGCTCCGGCTGCGCGGCATCCCCGTCGGATTCGTTGTGGACAACCGGATCACCGCCGTGAAATCCGGCCTGCCCCTCACCATTGACGACCTGTCCACCCACTTCCTCGCCGGTGGCAATATTGACATGATCGTCCAGGCACTCATCGCGGCGCAGCGGGCCGGCATCCATCTCGACTTCAATCGCGCCTGCGCCATTGATCTGGCCACCAAGGGCACCGGCAAAAACGTCCTCGACGCCGTGAAGACCTCGGTCAATCCGCGGGTGATTGACTGTCCGAACCCCGCCAGCGGCAAGGGCACGATTGATGCCGTGGCCAAGGACGGCATCGTGATCAAGGCGCGCGCCCGCGTCACCGTGCGCACCAACCTCAACCGCTTCGTCGGCGGCGCGACCGAGGAGACGATCATCGCCCGCGTCGGCGAAGGGATCGTGTCCACCATCGGCTCGGTGGAAACCTACAAGGCCGTGCTCGAAAACCCCGACCGCATCTCCAAGACCGTTCTCGACAAGGGTCTCGATGCCAATACGGCGTTCGAGATCCTCTCGATTGACATCGCCGACGTGGATGTCGGTGAGAACGTGGGTGCCAAGCTGCAGTCCGAACAGGCGGAGGCCAACAAGCTCAAGGCCCAGGCCGAAGCCGAGGCGCGACGGGCCAACGCGGTCGCGCTCGAGCAGGAAAACGTGGCGCGCGTCGCCGAAATGCGGTCCCGCGTGGTCGAGGCGGAGGCCCA is a genomic window containing:
- a CDS encoding DUF1080 domain-containing protein, with translation MRLPLLMSLAALLAAGCSHPQSASGGSRPLFNGRNLDGWVVMHGGEWTVSDGVLTGRNGVNWTTDPETSGSWLRTDREYGDFVLELEYAINAKGNSGVFIRSALERNPAFTGNEMQILDDSHLAGPKKWSTGALYDVVAANRVASKPAGEWNTVRIEARGPTVRIQLNGDEILNHHGVRSLRGYLGLQNHDDQSVVMFRNVRITEL
- a CDS encoding NfeD family protein, yielding MASILFLLIAGALLILLEPVFPYLAAAAIGLAFWTGAVLLTYSRYGTLAGHWTLAAVLGGAIAGTWWYLKRLPGSRIGRLLGSDQVTPVETAAQTSLLHRTGVVVTPLRPGGVAEFSGERVDVVTSGEPIELGTSVEVVAIEGSRILVRAVPTPPTDSRFLPPNS
- the floA gene encoding flotillin-like protein FloA (flotillin-like protein involved in membrane lipid rafts), which gives rise to MQTGSLVLIAIFGVLGLALLFLLASFGAVWLRALASGAPVGVVELLALRLRGIPVGFVVDNRITAVKSGLPLTIDDLSTHFLAGGNIDMIVQALIAAQRAGIHLDFNRACAIDLATKGTGKNVLDAVKTSVNPRVIDCPNPASGKGTIDAVAKDGIVIKARARVTVRTNLNRFVGGATEETIIARVGEGIVSTIGSVETYKAVLENPDRISKTVLDKGLDANTAFEILSIDIADVDVGENVGAKLQSEQAEANKLKAQAEAEARRANAVALEQENVARVAEMRSRVVEAEAQVPLALAEAFRQGNLGALDYYRLRNLQADTSMRENIAGGNPAS